Within Macrobrachium rosenbergii isolate ZJJX-2024 chromosome 57, ASM4041242v1, whole genome shotgun sequence, the genomic segment attattttttatatacatttgttaGCTATCAACGTAGTAGGCAATGAAACCAACAATTTTATTCCACCGCAAATAAGAGAAGTCGTTCATAGTCTCTGAGAAACATTGCACTTTCTGAAGGACGGTTGTTGAATTGCATAGTTTCCTCACAGTGATCGTTACTGATGGTGTATAAATCATATAATCATACTAATTCATGTTTTCTTCTGTCAGTCTAAgctgtattttgtctttttagtGGATTCtggctcttctttttttttttttttttttttgtaacagcaTTTTAAGTGAATTTACATGACCTGAATTTAGAAGAAAATAATTCCAAATATAGTTTCCTATCATTTTGCCATATTAATTCAAGAACATTGTTTGATGAAACATAAATTGACGTATAATTCATAATTTCCATTCAGAAGTGCCGTTACTTGCTGGCCCTGAAACGTGAGCAGAGAATAAGAAAATTGCAGttataaaaaaccaaaacaaaaagagTCGTTTGTTAAAACTACAAGATCTATTACGTAAAACTGGATTTGCAAAGACCTTCGTCAGCTCTGGGAATTGGTGATTCcgtaatgaaaacaaaaggacacaaattctttaaaattaaacagaaaataagtgAGCGTTTTGCCATATAGTAGTTCACTTTTGACCGAATGATGAAGATTGTGTTGAACCGAATTTTATCACTAAACCACGTTCCATTCTTTTAATATACCTCGTTTTGAATATCGGAAAATCACAAATGAAGGAACGGACCAGACAGACTCATTAGATTTTGCTTCGGCTTTCAAATCCCTCCGCCACAGTCTCGCTTACTTGGAAATTACTCTCGAGTTACCCTGCGTCCTGGACCACAATTCAAGCTGTTGGGAATCTTACCCAACTCGAAAGCCATATCGTACCATTTGCTGAATCGTAAGAACTTCTGCCTAATTTATTAccgcttttatgtttctttatgaTGCAAATTATAGTTGACAAATTTCGTCTGCTAGATGACAACAAGGTTTGAATTGTTTCAATTATATGTTTGGAGTAGAGAAAAGCGAGACAGTGACAGAGATAACCCAGGAAtaagattttataatataatctttGTTATTGGTGTTATGTTGGTCAGCTTAAAGCAACTTCCCTTCGGCGGAGTCCCAAGGATAAACAATCCGGATGATTTAGGCGACTCCAGATGCATTCACAATGTAGCTGGAAGTTTTTCAACAGAACATTCGCTGCTTCCAACGTCGCGAAAACACTTTGGAAACATTTCAGTTCCAACTACCTTCTCGTTGATATTTAGCTGCGTTATTCGTATTAGAGCCATGTAGAAGAAGGCCTGATTTTCTAACCAGTATAGTGGGCCTTACTGGCTAGAAAATTAGGCATTCCACCGGTTGATATTGCATGCAAAAATGGTATTAGAGCTATCTTGTTTATTCGTTATGAATATAACTGGGTATAATTTGGattgtttcatgaaaataataacctGGCATCATAATAGCAAggattctactatatatatatatatatatatatatatatatatatatatatatatatatatatatatatatatatatatatatatatatatatattggtaattttgtcattaattcaaacGTAAATTATGGTATAAGCGTCTGAACATGCGCATTCCAATTTATTCCTCAGTTATTCATCATTGTTATTTCAAATTTCCTAcaatgctttgttttatttttatttttttattgttaatggagatagagaaagtgaagaaaaggCACATTGCTTAACGTTTTGCCTTAAGCTTACATGGAAAAAAAGTGTTCAAAcattcttcctatttttttttttaacccctttttGCTGCATCTTACTCttcgttttttttcatttactctttttttttcttattcctagATGTTGATTCGTAAGACAAATACGAGCATACAGACTGCTGCTTTTAAAGTGCCACATTAACAATCTAGTTCTTCTGACGTATGTTGTTGTTTATGTACGTTCAaggtttttttgtttacatttgcttTATAACGTAGGCACCCATGCAAGCCAATAATCGAAATGATGATGATTGAACAGTACAGACTCATGAATTAGAATCTTTACACGGATATAAAGTAGTTTAGTCTTGCATATGcgagtatgaatttttttaaccaaACAGCCAAAAATAAGCAGAGAACCACACCTGCGCAAGCATGAACTTTCAAGGATAAATGTCAGGGCGCAGAAACGATGGTAATCTTTGTACTCCCTCTCTCAAGTCTTATTACTGAATGGCCTGACGGTAGTTATCgatattcatttgcataaaatgttATCTATAAGGCTGACTTTTAATGCCCTGTTTAATCACGTTATTATGCAGTCGTATTACAGCTGGCAATACCTCATCTTTAGTAAACGACTAACCTGgctgaaagatagagagagagagagagagagagagagagagagagagagagagagagagaagtcttctgGGAACCGAAtaggaaataatggaaaaactcTTGATTacaaatttaagtatattttcagatcataaaaaaaaatcattgagattcttctttctttctttctttctttctttctttctcctggtCCCGACTGAAGCCTCCACCTATCCACTTGccccctcttctcttctttccttcttttgtgATTTTCCGACGAAACGCTCgacaggggaaaaaatggaatgtGCGAGGGAAAGCAATAATCCAGCTCGAAAGGTAACAGATATTGTATTTTTTGAAGCCATGGATAATTTACAAGTGACGAGAGACTCGTCCTTTGTGGAGCGAACGACCGACGTGATTTTAGCCGGTGAAGGAGAAGAAAACCAAGAGACAGATGGTGAAAGCAAATGGCAGTTTCTGCGCCGCTGTTGTTGTTTAGGTTGCTCCAGTCAGTCCGGATCCACAagcaactgctgctgctgttgttggagttgttattgttgttgttgctgcttttgCTGCTGTAGCAGTTGCTAACGATTCCCTTGGTGGCGGCAGGGAACCGAAGGTGGCCAGCAAGAGGTTTGAACGACTGCTAATACTGATGCATGTTGTCCATGAAATTGCTGGCCACTGCCTGTCCAAGCTCCCCGAAGAACTGGTGGAAGACGCTGCAAGAATTGGAAAAGTTATTCTCTGAGGAAACTGAAGAGGCTCTGAGTTATCTTTAAGGTTTGAAATTCACTGGTGGGGGGTGTTCGATTTTTGGCAATGAGGCAGTCAACTCTGGCAGAACCCCTTCAACTCTCTAGCATAATCTATCTACCAATAGAATCTCCTCATGTAAATTAACTACAGTGCAATCCAGATAATCTACTGGAAAGTGGTAGCATATCTTTAAGGACTGGCACTTTCTAGAtcaatttgttataaaaatataaaagattatattcAATAATGCAGTAAATTATTGTGGCTATGCAGATAATTTCTGAGAAAGTGGTGGCACACCTTTAAAACATCATTGGAGTTCTTGATTATTCCTGAATAAGAACCAGCAATTTctaaattaatttgttatataaAGTATAAACGATTATTCTATATAATTAAGTACTGTGGTTATGCAGATAATTCCTTGGAAAGTGGTGGCACAACTTTAAAACAGCATTGACGTGTTAATTATTCTTGAATAAGAACTAGCACTTTCTAAGTTtcttgttatatacagtataaaaaattatactttataaataattattgtagCTATTCAGATAATTGATCAGAAAGTGGTGGCAAAACTTTAAAACAGCATTAAACATCTTAGTAACAGGCCAGTAAGGACTAGCACTTTCCATATTAATTtgttacataaaatatacaagctTACTCGATAATTCCGTTATCTTAGATCATTtgtaaatttatgttaaatttggcaaaaatgacattcaaaacagaaaaactatCATCTCGCATTTCTTCAATTATTACGATTTTCGTCTCCTGTGGAGGTCGAtgagaacatataaaaaaaaaaaaatagataaacgagaaaataaaaagaagataaaacaagAACTGAACAGCAAAATCCATCACAGCTCATTAAGCAGATGGCTCAGTGCCAGACCAACCATCTCAAACGCCACCAACCTTATCGTGTAAGACATCAGTAGGGAATCACCTTACCTCCGCTCAGTTCCAGCCTGCATCTGCTGCTGCATTTGCTGCTGCATCTGCTgcatctgctgctgctgctgctgctgctgctgctgctgcgattGTTGCTGCAGGCTCTGGGAGTCTTGGACCTCAGAGGGAACAACGCCTCCGCACTGAAGAGACTTGAAGTTGTGGACCGACAGCTCATTGTATTGTCCCCAGATGCTGTTCATCATCTTGCTGCTGTATCGGGTCGGGTTCTCACCGCCTGTCGGGGGAGGAGGGGACCCTCATTGTAGGGGGGGTTTCTCTGTCCCTGGTTACGAcgccaaggtctctctctctctctctctctctctctctctctctctctctctctctctgcctcggaTTACGATGCATTTCGTTATAAAAcgacagtatttctctctctctctctctctctctctctctctctctctctctctctctgtgtgtgtgtgtgtgtgtgtgtgccccggATTATGATGCTTTTCGTTGTAAAAcgaaagtgtttctctctctctctctctctctctctctctctctctctctctctctctctctctctgtgtgtgtgtgtgccccggATTatgattgattctctctctctctctctgtattattattattattattattattattattattattattattattattattattattattattattattttgagtaaaAGTTTATTGCTTATTATCATTCTACTACTTCacctattattttttaatatattagatTCCTCAAAacatgttatttctctctctctctctctctctctctctctctctctctctctctctctctctattaactaatattattataatcattttgaGTAAAactttattacttattattattctacagttTTACCtacttattattaataaattcgATTCCTCTAAACACGTTACTATTTATAATGATTctcatatttaacttttttaccgTTAATGTGTTCGTTGGCTCAAAACAGGTTCTCGAATTTGCCtccacttttttgtttatttttcgtttcacACAGAATTTAAAACTAGGAAGGTTTTCACTTCCTTAGTGATAAACACCAAAGGGCTCATGaaatctttcctttatttatcctGATTACTTATTAGTTAATCATTTCTTGAGCGTTGCATTGTAGCCTTTTCtcgaaccagtttttttttattttttagttatttgccTCTGAACTTCCTAACTTCGTCTATTAAATGTTAAAACCTCTCAGATATATTATGAGAATTATCTTGCAGCTAGACAATATTAATAAgcaatattaataaatcttttgtaaGACGATTAACAGTGAAATGTCAACCGCCTATGGGCTTCCTAACTTCGTCAGTTAAATGTCAAAACCTCTCAATAAATATGAGAATTATCTTACAGCTAGACAATACTAAAAAAGTCAAATCCTATGTAAGACGATTAACTGTGAAACGTCAAAATGGACGCTGTAGTGGAGGGACTTAACAATTTTATTTACCgtttaaattattaattacaaatattttcgaGCAGGTCAAAATTTAAATTCCAACATGTCCTTGGttaagaattacaagaaaaacataaacatgtccatttgaaaaactaaaaataaaatttttctcagattcagaattacaagaaaaacaaacatacccatttgaaaaactaaaaaaaaaaaaaattcagtcagtATAGCAATCTCCTACCTACAAGTGTGAAACCAGTCTATTTCAAACTTTAAGAAGCAGTGAATGAAATAAAGACAAGATCTAATTagctataaatgaaaacagaaatctgCCAACAAGAAAACACAATGTATTTCATACTTTAGAAGCAGGGCACGAAATAATGAAAAGATCTAACCTATCGactaactataaataaaaaaaaaaagagtcatttTCATTGGCACAGAAATGAACACTAACCCATACATGAGTCGTAGAACTGGCCTTGTTTCATCCCTTTGTTGGCCGCCTTCTGATTCTTCTTCATGGCCTTCGTCATTTGCAACGTGTAGGGGACCGAGGCCATCTTGCctgcaaaggaaaagaaattctttattgGAGGAAAAATGCGATGTGTGATGTTGTGTCTCGTGCCTCAAAATATGCTTCCTCACGAGGAAGATAAATAAGCGGTTTTTATGTGGGTTAGGTTCCCCGTTTTCAGCAGCATGTGACCACTTGAACCACTCATTGTTTAGTGATTTGAAACACTTCGTTCAGACAAATGTATAAacacgcgcgcgctcacacacacacatatatacacacacacacacatatatatatatatatatatatatatatatatatatatatatatatatatatatatatatatatatatatacatatatatatatatatatatatatatatatatatatatatatatatatatatatatatatatagtgtgtgtgtgagtgcacgtTAAACAGTCTATCTTTAGCCGAGAAGAAGTCTTTTAAAAAGCCACTTCCTTCTCAAAGTCTCGTAACACGAACGAAGAATCACGGGACAGTCATGTGGTTCCTGACTCAGTACAGCAACTGTAGCTCAGTTCACAGAGATGCAAAGTGTGAATAATGAAGACCGTTCTGTCGAGCGGATGCCCATTTTAGATGCAGTCGCATTTTCCCGCCTTACGGAAGCGCCCTTGCAATTTGCgagaatgaacagagagagaggtcaaagggGATACGCGAGTGTGTGTCATTTTgcaacaattgcatttttcacgATGAAAGCTTCGGACGAAACAAACgcccgtcagtgcgcctcacgcggcgCTCTGAAGGCATTACTCGggttgttctttgcagcgtcccttcgacccctagctgcaacccctttcattccttttagtgtacctctgtccttatttcctttcttccaccttactttccaacccctcctaaccattgattcatagcgcaacagcgaggttttcctcctgttacacatttcaaaccttttcactgtca encodes:
- the LOC136836949 gene encoding uncharacterized protein isoform X3, which translates into the protein MASVPYTLQMTKAMKKNQKAANKGMKQGQFYDSCMGGENPTRYSSKMMNSIWGQYNELSVHNFKSLQCGGVVPSEVQDSQSLQQQSQQQQQQQQQQQMQQMQQQMQQQMQAGTERSVFHQFFGELGQAVASNFMDNMHQY
- the LOC136836949 gene encoding uncharacterized protein isoform X1, whose product is MLLLIDRVSALHDSAVAPPPPPESSLTLGCTTTVIINPNDSTPYCGCFFCEGKMASVPYTLQMTKAMKKNQKAANKGMKQGQFYDSCMGGENPTRYSSKMMNSIWGQYNELSVHNFKSLQCGGVVPSEVQDSQSLQQQSQQQQQQQQQQQMQQMQQQMQQQMQAGTERSVFHQFFGELGQAVASNFMDNMHQY
- the LOC136836949 gene encoding uncharacterized protein isoform X2, with the protein product MLLLIDRVSALHDSAVAPPPPPESSLTLGCTTTVIINPNDSTPYCGCFFCEGKMASVPYTLQMTKAMKKNQKAANKGMKQGQFYDSCGENPTRYSSKMMNSIWGQYNELSVHNFKSLQCGGVVPSEVQDSQSLQQQSQQQQQQQQQQQMQQMQQQMQQQMQAGTERSVFHQFFGELGQAVASNFMDNMHQY
- the LOC136836949 gene encoding putative uncharacterized protein DDB_G0282129 isoform X4; translated protein: MASVPYTLQMTKAMKKNQKAANKGMKQGQFYDSCGENPTRYSSKMMNSIWGQYNELSVHNFKSLQCGGVVPSEVQDSQSLQQQSQQQQQQQQQQQMQQMQQQMQQQMQAGTERSVFHQFFGELGQAVASNFMDNMHQY